One Triticum dicoccoides isolate Atlit2015 ecotype Zavitan chromosome 3B, WEW_v2.0, whole genome shotgun sequence genomic window, GTATGCATGCGCATATTTTGCTAGTAGGCGCATTATTCATCTGTTATAAGAAATCGACGGGACTGCGGTCAGAAGCGAAAAACAAGAACATCTGTTGAAAGGAAAAGCGCATAGTTCCCACCGAACGACCATCAGAGTTCTGTTTATTTCTGCTGCAAAAGAATGACTTGGAAGGACCTCGCTATTATCTCAAAACAaaagaaacaaacaaagaacttatgGTGACAGCTCAATTCATACTAAGCATCCATGCATGCCGTGTTAGATCCCTTCACGAAGGTGAGTTTCGCAAGATAACTACTCTCGGCGAAATCGTGCAGGCTGCGGTGAGGCCGAGCCCCTTCATTCTCGGTGCCGCCTGCACCTTTATTGACCATATTTCTGCAGGCGCTAGAGTCCTGCGAACAAAGCATGTATTTTATCGGCAAGGTTCGATGACATATTTTCACAATGAAATGTCACGGACGATGTGATCCACGCAAACCTGCAGAAGTTGGAGCATTTGCTCCTCGATGGTACCGCGCATAGCCAGGGTCTCGACATTTATTGGACGGGTTGCACCCATTCTATGCGCGCGACTAATAACTTGCTCCTCCATACTGATAATCAGAGGAAAGAGGACCATCCGTTAATACCGGTCGGTCATACACAATTTGATAGTAGCTAACAAGACATATCCCCCAAAAGGGTGGTTAACTCAAGTGCCAAATACCAGTAAGAATAGAAATTACCCTATGGCTGACAGATGTAAAGCAGGAGAACATGGTAATTAAGTTTGCATAGAATTTGGTAAGTCAATTTTTGTTTCTACGTTTATTTGCATCCCAGCAAAAACATATGTACATATTCTATTTTGATGCAGGCCCAAAAATGACAGTATTTCAGTAATTGAGCAGTCAGGTTACCTCCTGTCCCATATGGGTTCCATCAGAAAAACATGATTCACAAAACTCAAATCAAGGCCCAGTGCTGCAGTGCCATCCATCAGTAAAGCCATGCATGTTGGATCCTCTTTAAACTTCGTCAATGCGCTTCTCTGAAAAGAATTGTGGCAACACAAAGATCAGTCACAAAATGTTTTGACATATGCCACGGATTTACCATATTTTCCCTAATTAGACGGCCAAATTTGTTCCATTGTAAAAAAGAGGATGTGCGGGCCATCAAGCTAGTGGACGGGAAGGGGAGACACTACGTAGGATGGTACAGGGATGAGAACAAGACAGAAACGTGGTACACATGATCACCATTAAGGTACACCAAGCCAAAAAAGGCCAAAATGAGATGGACATGTCCCAGTTCAATAAANNNNNNNNNNNNNNNNNNNNNNNNNNNNNNNNNNNNNNNNNNNNNNNNNNNNNNNNNNNNNNNNNNNNNNNNNNNNNNNNNNNNNNNNNNNNNNNNNNNNNNNNNNNNNNNNNNNNNNNNNNNNNNNNNNNNNNNNNNNNNNNNNNNNNNNNNNNNNNNNNNNNNNNNNNNNNNNNNNNNNNNNNNNNNNNNNNNNNNNNNNNNNNNNNNNNNNNNNNNNNNNNNNNNNNNNNNNNNNNNNNNNNNNNNNNNNNNNNNNNNNNNNNNNNNNNNNNNNNNNNNNNNNNNNNNNNNNNNNNNNNNNNNNNNNNNNNNNNNNNNNNNNNNNNNNNNNNNNNNNNNNNNNNNNNNNNNNNNNNNNNNNNNNNNNNNNNNNNNNNNNNNNNNNNNNNNNNNNNNNNNNNNNNNNNNNNNNNNNNNNNNNNNNCTTGTTATATGTTACAGGTATACAGAAGAAAGAGCAAAAAAACACATACCTTAGTGCCTAAAGGCATGGGACTGTACATTCCAGCGTATGTTACTCCAGCAATAGTCAGCTGAACAGAAGGAGATCATTAACCAACTAATTCATACTCTTAAGAAAAGACAAGTATGGGCGTTACAATTTACCTGCTGCTCAATAACATGAATATGCTCCAGAAACTGAGAGAATATAATTACTTTGTCAGGCAATGCCTGTGGTAACCTGGTCTGCGTGTTATTATCATCTTGATAAGACGATGTAGTAGCAGGACCAGCACCAATGGTTATGTTAGTCGAGTGCACATGTTTCATGTTAGCTTCTCGCAAACTTCTCAACTTGTCGATCAAGTAAGCAACTTTGCTGCTAGTCGTTGACTGCCAATCTGGATCCCAGTCATCCTGCATAAAATGGAGAAAATAAATACTCTTGACAACAAAGTGCCTGAAAAAATTGCATGGCATCACATAGCTCTGAGTACAGACCTGCTTATATGAAGGCTGCAGTTCAATTAGATCCTTTGGGACTGGCCATTTTGGGTTTGGATTTTCTGGACGTGCACGAGTTTCGGGAGACTGCATCTCGTAGTTGTTCCCACATTCTATGCATTTCTCACTATCCAAAGCTACACAATCATGGCACAGCAGATGCCGACAAGGTGTTATAACAGGTAAGCGGCACCAATCTCGACACCTGAAGATAGCAATATGAATGTTTGAGCAAGTCAGAGTATCTGATTGATAGATAATATGCTTTAGTTATTATTAAACACTTCCATACCTGATACAATCGGTGCCATTTAAAAGAGCAAATCTTATGGATTGATATTCCTCTGAAGAAGGATCAAGACCCCCCTGCATCAACTCATCCATAGTTTCTTGTATATCATGACCAGCCTCTGCTACTTTAATATGCCCAGCAACACAGCAAGACAACCGGACATTTCTTATAGTAGTAGTACGAAATTTCCACTGCTTGGTATTCAGAAGTGATTCAACATGGGAAGGGTCATTCCAATCAGCCATCAGTATATTCCGGCGAATAGTAACAACCAGTTCATTGTAACTTTTCGCATGCCCTTCACTGAAGTCTACAAATGTTATTCTTTTTATGCAAGGAGGGATGTTTTTGAGATCTGCTTTTCTTGCACTAATCATGGACCTCCGAAGTAGCTCCACAAGACGAATGCGCCCCTCTTCCATTTGAGCCTCAAAGGGCCTATGAATTCCAGACTCCCATGAGTGGTAGTTTTCACCATAAGCTTCTTCATGAAGAAACTTGAGCATGGGGTGAAGATGAGCAACCTGACTAGTTGGTGTGTTCGGTGTAGGCGTACCAGTTAAAATCCACCTGTTTGAAGCAACCAAAGAAACAGCCATCTGCAATTTGTTTGTCAGGGCAAGACTGGAACCTAAAGTGTGTCCTTCATCTAATATTACCCTAAACCAATGGATCTGCTTTAAAACACTTTTCTTACTTGGTCCCCATTCTGCGCTTAATCTGCTAAATGTGGTTATGACAATGTCATAGTCCCAAGCAAGGATGTGAGCAGGCGGCCTCTTGTGATCTCCCCATGCATAAACATTAAGTGTATCCGAAGAAACATGACGTTGTATTTGTGTTGTCCAGTGATCAATCAAATTAGCAGGCACAACTATCAAGGTCGCCCTAGATAAATATAACCTCACTAAATCCAGTGGTTTTTCAAGAGCAATTCCAAGCGCAGCCGAGTCAAAGGCCAAATCATCAAGCATAGATGGATAATACCACCGAGTTACACCTTGCTCAATCTTCCTCACAAGGCCGAATGCTTGAAATAACTTGAAATATGGGCGGGCACCCTTGCCTGTGGTCGCCCGTGCATCTAGAACTGGACGTGTCAAACCAACTGATTCCATCTCGAGATGTTTCCTGAGAGGAAGTTGTGCCAACCACAATAAAGCTTTCTTGGTTTCAGAGTTGATCAAAGAAATATTATCTTTCAATATGTTTGCAAAAAATGATACATTCTGCTCATTTCCCGGCAACGCATCTTTCTTGTAAAATCCTGGCAAATAGGTTATCTTTGTCTTCAAATCCCAGGATTCCTCTGAAGCAGTGCATGTCTTCCGTGCAGCGTCGGCATTCATACTGCAAAACCATGCCGTAGTAGAATCAAGAACAGTTCCATCTGATAACCTCCGCCACTTTCTGCAACTATCACACTGAACCCATGTCTCACTTAACTCGGACACGGTGCCTCTCTTCCTTTTACTGCCAACTGAATCTTTGCTGTAAGCATCCATGAGGTTTTTCCTGACacttttcaagtttttggtgaccTTTAGTACTTGAGTAGCTGGCGTTGGATGTGGATTGCATGATTCTGGTGACTTCTCAATTGAAACATGCATGCTGACCGTTGATAGACCAGGGTCTACTAACCTGCCTCTCTTCCTTGATGATCTTGTACTGGGAACAGAGTCACCATTATGCGATAGCTCACTTGAACATGGATCTTCTTGAACAACGTTCTTCCCCATGAGCCTTTTTGATTCAGACAAACTGTTTGAACAGTTGCTGGTGTTGAATTCATAGTATCCATACTTTTTATCAGGTTTATGAGTGCACCACTTTATATCCACCCCTCTTGGAGGTTCTGCTAACGTTCCATGCGTTTTGAGAATAAGAGACAATGCAGTCACTGTCTTCCCTAATCCAGGTTCGTCACAGAACATACCTCCACAGAAATCGTTTATGGTTGGAGCAATCCCAGTGAATATTTCACCAGAGGAAACATTTATGAAGAAAGGAAAGCCATCCTCAGTGCAGAAATTCTTGCAGAGAGGATGCGCTAAGGGCTCAGGGTTTTGCTCTCGCCTCAACATCCATTCGACAGCCGCCTCTTGATGAGGAAAAAGCTTAAGCTTCATGCAAGGCATAATAGAGGCAGCAAGAGTCCTTATGTGATGACAAGTAGCTGCCGCTCTTATTAAATCCCCGGGTTTAAGGCGAATCAGCACCTTATTCAATATATCATCAGGGATAGACCAGATACCTATTTCATCCGACATAACATCTGGTACTATTGTTGTTATCTGCATCCCCTTCTCCACCCTAACACTGGGGAGAACTTTGAAGATTTCATGCAGGTCAAATGACTTGTCGTTATTCGATACAGATGATATCTGATGAAGCTCGCAGCCAAGGACATGACAATCAGTGCAGCTCCAAATATACTGGTCATCAGGATGTGGATTGTCATGAGAAGTCCAGTCAAAAGCAACTAAAGCATTCCTAGCATCCCAGTTGCAACTGCAAAAGAACATTCCCTTAGACTAGGAGTTAAGCAGC contains:
- the LOC119280134 gene encoding F-box protein At3g54460-like: MAVVVAAGGGDAAPAHRKLGGYLRAVVSVPPADARSLRPLAPCSLSACGAAPLAPLPEGAAGPAPRGSLRWRATGGGGTSVVRQLRALVAARCVEVEGRVLRVVATRGAEEARVVVLVDVYLPVAAWSGWQFPRSRSAAAAAVFKHLSCNWDARNALVAFDWTSHDNPHPDDQYIWSCTDCHVLGCELHQISSVSNNDKSFDLHEIFKVLPSVRVEKGMQITTIVPDVMSDEIGIWSIPDDILNKVLIRLKPGDLIRAAATCHHIRTLAASIMPCMKLKLFPHQEAAVEWMLRREQNPEPLAHPLCKNFCTEDGFPFFINVSSGEIFTGIAPTINDFCGGMFCDEPGLGKTVTALSLILKTHGTLAEPPRGVDIKWCTHKPDKKYGYYEFNTSNCSNSLSESKRLMGKNVVQEDPCSSELSHNGDSVPSTRSSRKRGRLVDPGLSTVSMHVSIEKSPESCNPHPTPATQVLKVTKNLKSVRKNLMDAYSKDSVGSKRKRGTVSELSETWVQCDSCRKWRRLSDGTVLDSTTAWFCSMNADAARKTCTASEESWDLKTKITYLPGFYKKDALPGNEQNVSFFANILKDNISLINSETKKALLWLAQLPLRKHLEMESVGLTRPVLDARATTGKGARPYFKLFQAFGLVRKIEQGVTRWYYPSMLDDLAFDSAALGIALEKPLDLVRLYLSRATLIVVPANLIDHWTTQIQRHVSSDTLNVYAWGDHKRPPAHILAWDYDIVITTFSRLSAEWGPSKKSVLKQIHWFRVILDEGHTLGSSLALTNKLQMAVSLVASNRWILTGTPTPNTPTSQVAHLHPMLKFLHEEAYGENYHSWESGIHRPFEAQMEEGRIRLVELLRRSMISARKADLKNIPPCIKRITFVDFSEGHAKSYNELVVTIRRNILMADWNDPSHVESLLNTKQWKFRTTTIRNVRLSCCVAGHIKVAEAGHDIQETMDELMQGGLDPSSEEYQSIRFALLNGTDCIRCRDWCRLPVITPCRHLLCHDCVALDSEKCIECGNNYEMQSPETRARPENPNPKWPVPKDLIELQPSYKQDDWDPDWQSTTSSKVAYLIDKLRSLREANMKHVHSTNITIGAGPATTSSYQDDNNTQTRLPQALPDKVIIFSQFLEHIHVIEQQLTIAGVTYAGMYSPMPLGTKRSALTKFKEDPTCMALLMDGTAALGLDLSFVNHVFLMEPIWDRSMEEQVISRAHRMGATRPINVETLAMRGTIEEQMLQLLQDSSACRNMVNKGAGGTENEGARPHRSLHDFAESSYLAKLTFVKGSNTACMDA